One genomic window of Canis lupus baileyi chromosome 24, mCanLup2.hap1, whole genome shotgun sequence includes the following:
- the TWIST2 gene encoding twist-related protein 2 isoform X1 — translation MEEGSSSPVSPVDSLGTSEEELERQPKRFGRKRRYSKKSSEDGSPTPGKRGKKGSPSAQSFEELQSQRILANVRERQRTQSLNEAFAALRKIIPTLPSDKLSKIQTLKLAARYIDFLYQVLQSDEMDNKMTSCSYVAHERLSYAFSVWRMEGAWSMSASH, via the coding sequence ATGGAGGAGGGCTCCAGCTCGCCCGTGTCCCCCGTGGACAGCCTGGGCACCAGCGAGGAGGAGCTCGAGAGGCAGCCCAAGCGCTTCGGCCGGAAGCGGCGCTACAGCAAGAAGTCGAGCGAAGATGGCAGCCCGACCCCGGGCAAGCGCGGCAAGAAGGGCAGCCCGAGCGCGCAGTCCTTCGAGGAGCTGCAGAGCCAGCGCATCCTGGCCAACGTGCGCGAGCGCCAGCGCACCCAGTCGCTCAACGAGGCCTTCGCGGCGCTGCGCAAGATCATCCCCACGCTGCCCTCGGACAAGCTCAGCAAGATCCAGACGCTCAAGCTGGCCGCCAGGTACATAGACTTCCTCTACCAGGTCCTGCAGAGCGACGAGATGGACAATAAGATGACCAGCTGCAGCTACGTGGCCCACGAGCGCCTCAGCTACGCCTTCTCCGTGTGGCGCATGGAGGGCGCGTGGTCCATGTCCGCCTCCCACTAG